One genomic region from Terriglobia bacterium encodes:
- the ftsZ gene encoding cell division protein FtsZ: protein MSDQQKRADGEVRIQFNEDPRTNAKIKVIGVGGGGGNAVNRMICAGVEGVEFIVANTDLQALQMSRAPVKIQLGTKLTNGLGAGANPEMGRRGALEDADKIIEALEGADMVFVTTGLGGGTGTGAAPIIASLASEMGALTVAVVTKPFAFEGRRRMAQAERGLAELIDSIDTTIVIPNEKLLAVAQNAGFFESFRIADDILRQAVQGISDIITIPGIINRDFADVKTIMAGMGYAVMGTAVAKGERRATDAAQAAISSPLLEAGAIDGARGILINITGSSSLKLAEVNEASTIIQSAAHEDANIIFGAVQDEKMKDDLKITVIATGFKNDVPARKDRTVNAAQAAISTARTASAYQVQQSTAAPRVVNATHIPHVPHGSPVAAHAAGAQAAVPTRVMVPPRESPNLATMTDSIRTAVEQDDLDVPAFIRKRGEIN, encoded by the coding sequence ATGAGCGATCAGCAGAAACGAGCGGACGGAGAAGTGAGAATCCAATTCAATGAAGACCCCAGGACCAACGCGAAGATCAAGGTGATTGGCGTGGGCGGCGGAGGCGGCAACGCGGTGAACCGGATGATCTGCGCCGGAGTTGAAGGCGTGGAATTTATTGTGGCCAATACCGATTTGCAGGCGCTGCAGATGTCGCGTGCGCCGGTAAAGATCCAGCTGGGCACCAAGCTGACCAACGGTCTGGGCGCGGGCGCCAACCCTGAAATGGGACGTCGCGGCGCGTTGGAAGATGCCGACAAAATTATTGAAGCCCTGGAAGGCGCGGACATGGTGTTTGTCACGACCGGTTTGGGCGGTGGCACGGGCACAGGCGCCGCACCGATCATTGCGTCGCTGGCAAGTGAGATGGGCGCGCTGACCGTGGCGGTGGTCACCAAGCCGTTTGCGTTTGAAGGACGCCGTCGCATGGCGCAGGCGGAACGCGGACTGGCCGAACTGATTGACAGCATCGATACAACGATCGTGATTCCCAACGAAAAGTTGCTGGCGGTGGCGCAGAACGCCGGCTTCTTTGAGTCGTTCCGCATTGCTGACGACATTCTTCGCCAGGCGGTGCAGGGAATTTCTGACATCATTACGATTCCCGGCATCATCAATCGCGACTTTGCCGACGTGAAAACGATCATGGCCGGCATGGGTTATGCCGTGATGGGAACGGCCGTGGCTAAGGGTGAACGTCGCGCGACCGACGCGGCGCAGGCGGCGATTTCGTCTCCGCTGCTGGAAGCCGGAGCAATCGACGGAGCGCGGGGAATCCTGATCAACATCACCGGTTCGTCTTCGCTCAAGCTGGCGGAGGTCAATGAGGCTTCTACCATTATTCAGTCCGCCGCGCATGAAGATGCCAACATTATCTTTGGCGCCGTGCAGGACGAGAAAATGAAAGACGATCTAAAGATCACCGTGATCGCGACCGGCTTCAAGAACGACGTTCCGGCGCGCAAGGACCGCACTGTGAACGCGGCGCAAGCAGCCATCTCTACGGCCCGCACAGCTTCCGCCTATCAGGTGCAGCAGTCTACAGCGGCTCCGCGAGTGGTAAATGCCACCCATATACCTCATGTTCCTCATGGTTCCCCGGTTGCGGCCCACGCGGCCGGTGCTCAGGCAGCTGTTCCCACCCGCGTGATGGTTCCGCCGCGCGAAAGCCCAAACCTGGCCACCATGACTGACTCTATCCGGACGGCCGTCGAGCAGGACGACCTGGACGTGCCGGCCTTTATCCGCAAGCGCGGAGAGATCAACTAA
- a CDS encoding penicillin-binding protein: MTFRLRLLIFFVSIFGLSSGSFALASSSSSTTTKAKASGHVTESARAQKRMARLRHQRAARRHVAARSATPRTTTAKAIRAKAANSATLKTASLHRRHARHRWVETFTASSFADDITDGDIVEGEDPVVRQAAIDALGNMNGTVVAIDPTSGRILAMVNQKLALSEGAQPCSTIKVAVALAGLSEKVITRQESISLGGRSHMSLTQALAHSNNAYFEAVGRRLGFPKVSFYAHQFGLGELAGYGIQGEHLGTFPDHELPANLGGVGKMCSFGESISMTPLQLGALVSAVANGGTLYYLQHPTSVDQVINFEPRIKRQLDIGPLVPEIAEGMTGAVRYGTARRVGLNFSEEQILGKTGTCSKDGTRFGWFASYADTQYGHIVTVVFLQGGRPTFGPKAAEISGKFYRALYDHNFFAARATTASGTPAEKPAVGVQQ, encoded by the coding sequence ATGACATTTCGTCTTCGGCTCCTCATCTTTTTCGTTTCTATTTTTGGTTTGTCCAGCGGTTCGTTCGCGCTCGCATCCAGCTCAAGCAGCACCACCACCAAAGCCAAGGCCAGCGGACACGTAACTGAAAGCGCCCGTGCGCAAAAACGCATGGCGCGGCTCCGCCACCAGCGCGCCGCAAGAAGACATGTAGCTGCACGCTCCGCCACCCCGCGCACTACCACTGCAAAAGCTATTCGCGCAAAAGCCGCCAATAGCGCGACCCTCAAGACCGCAAGTCTCCATCGCCGCCATGCTCGCCACCGCTGGGTTGAAACATTCACTGCTAGTTCATTTGCCGACGACATCACCGACGGCGACATCGTTGAAGGTGAAGATCCCGTCGTGCGCCAGGCCGCTATTGATGCGCTGGGCAACATGAACGGTACCGTCGTCGCCATTGATCCCACCAGCGGACGCATTCTTGCCATGGTCAACCAGAAGCTTGCGCTCAGTGAAGGCGCGCAGCCCTGCTCCACCATCAAGGTTGCTGTGGCGCTGGCCGGCCTCAGTGAAAAAGTTATTACCCGGCAGGAATCCATCTCTCTGGGCGGCCGCTCGCACATGAGTCTTACGCAGGCCCTGGCGCACTCCAACAACGCTTACTTTGAGGCTGTCGGGCGCCGTCTCGGCTTCCCCAAGGTCAGCTTTTACGCCCACCAGTTCGGACTCGGTGAGCTTGCCGGTTATGGCATTCAAGGTGAGCATCTCGGCACGTTCCCCGATCATGAGCTCCCTGCAAACCTGGGCGGCGTCGGCAAGATGTGTTCTTTTGGTGAAAGCATTTCCATGACTCCGCTGCAACTCGGCGCGCTCGTTTCCGCCGTCGCCAACGGAGGCACGCTCTATTACCTCCAGCATCCCACGTCTGTCGATCAGGTCATCAACTTTGAGCCGCGCATAAAGCGCCAGCTTGATATTGGCCCGCTCGTTCCTGAAATTGCAGAAGGCATGACCGGCGCCGTTCGATACGGGACCGCCCGCCGCGTTGGCCTGAACTTTAGTGAAGAGCAAATCCTGGGCAAGACCGGCACCTGCTCCAAAGATGGTACGCGCTTCGGATGGTTCGCTTCATACGCTGACACGCAGTACGGACACATCGTCACCGTGGTCTTTCTCCAGGGTGGCCGTCCGACCTTTGGCCCCAAGGCCGCCGAAATCAGCGGCAAATTCTACCGCGCGCTGTACGACCATAACTTCTTCGCCGCCCGCGCCACCACCGCCAGCGGCACTCCGGCAGAAAAACCGGCAGTAGGCGTGCAGCAGTAA
- a CDS encoding right-handed parallel beta-helix repeat-containing protein yields MTVILAISSVAIALPQPSSFACGDVIKTSIKLTRDLGPCPADGIHIVAATPVTLDLNGHKITGQGSGTGVNLGGDSIIVKGPGRIVNFGIGINLDHGTGDVMIYDLDLVRNMNGINLDANRVRILDNTIDGRDRGKAGITISGPGHFVYRNIIRNHSDFGLILLRANPVVSQNVITENHVGIHFESEGSHTIRGNMIFRNETNGIEAEVTDPGNCGNIEDNFLRANGGNGLLVTGDNRFQACTILDNVVEDNRLNGISIAGGTGNTVSGNRASHNGVDLQWDGVAGACWSQNIFSTSSPQTLPQCPPF; encoded by the coding sequence TTGACTGTGATTCTAGCCATTTCATCTGTAGCTATTGCGTTGCCACAACCATCATCGTTTGCTTGCGGTGATGTGATCAAGACAAGCATCAAGCTCACCCGTGATTTAGGGCCGTGTCCGGCCGACGGCATACACATTGTGGCGGCCACGCCGGTGACTCTGGACCTCAATGGACACAAGATTACCGGACAAGGTTCTGGTACGGGAGTTAATCTGGGTGGCGACTCAATTATCGTGAAAGGCCCCGGGCGCATCGTAAACTTTGGCATAGGAATCAACCTTGATCACGGCACCGGGGACGTAATGATTTACGACCTTGATTTGGTCCGGAACATGAATGGGATTAATCTGGACGCCAACCGTGTCAGGATCCTCGACAACACCATTGATGGACGAGACCGAGGCAAAGCAGGAATCACTATCTCCGGTCCAGGCCACTTCGTCTATCGCAACATCATACGAAACCACTCTGATTTCGGACTTATACTGCTAAGGGCGAACCCAGTGGTCTCACAGAACGTCATCACTGAAAATCATGTAGGGATCCATTTCGAAAGCGAGGGTTCGCATACGATTCGTGGAAATATGATCTTCCGAAATGAGACGAATGGCATTGAAGCTGAGGTCACGGACCCTGGAAACTGCGGGAACATTGAAGATAATTTCCTCAGAGCTAATGGTGGAAACGGTCTGCTTGTGACTGGAGACAATCGTTTCCAGGCGTGCACGATCCTCGATAATGTTGTTGAGGACAATCGGTTGAACGGGATCAGCATCGCTGGCGGTACGGGCAATACCGTGAGTGGCAATCGGGCATCGCACAATGGTGTTGATCTGCAATGGGATGGCGTTGCGGGGGCATGCTGGAGCCAAAACATTTTTTCCACCAGTTCACCTCAGACGTTGCCTCAATGTCCACCTTTTTAG